Part of the Pecten maximus unplaced genomic scaffold, xPecMax1.1, whole genome shotgun sequence genome is shown below.
ATAAAGTTAATCGCCAGACTGTAACAAATTTCTGGAGGCAATATGTGTCAGACGGCGCTCTGTCGGGAAAAGCACGGAATACATTGGGAAGACCAAAGCTTTATACAACCGATAGTGAgatgatacatttaaaaaaaaaagatagacCATCTATAACCGGGACAGAACTGAAACAAAAATTGATTGAATATTCCCCCGTCTCGGGAAAAGTTGATACTTCTACTATATACAGAACTATGTCAAAAAAATTGGATCTTACATATAAACGGATTACACGCCCATCCTGTGACAGGTTTTCGCAACATAATATGGTTTACACACatatggagggttaaaagggacataattatatgtttaacttttcttgtttgtttaaccatttaacttattgttttgattattgttcctttatcttttattttttcatttctttatttttacatcgtgataagtgttgatattaaatttcttttattcagcggtagatagtttgtgtttctttgtttcATATTCCTATTGCTGAAGACTGAtgctataaactaagtaaaattgtgtttaacaattttagatattagtcggctatttctattttgtgaccaaaaactttgatttaatatgtcatttttttcagtttctgcttgatagttttatggttttcaaatttagtggtttaatatcgcattttcttcttttcctatttggttatttaagtatattttgtttcacaacaacaatgtaagtgtttcagaattatgtcccaaaaaacccttgatgcattttttccaactattctaacaccagggggcagtaaaatctaaacataaatatataatcacggGGCGCTCCCCAACAACCACCGACTGGTAACTTCATATTATGATTATATCAAAACGGTTAAATCCTAGGCATTGTGcttattagatatgtaattattagtattgagacaccgtttgtgtacccataaaatgtttctttttgacGATTTTTCCGTGTCGTTTTACGACATCGCTCAACTTTTGTGACGGAAGTGGGTCAATCAGCTAGACCAACGTTcatcttttcgataacaaaaGCTAATCTCTTATGGAGTCGTAGGTTTCCAGTAGGTTTCCTAGgtctagtgtaaatgttacgtgttcattcacgttttagagacaggcgacgtttaaatatgtaatattttaaaaatgtctgtattatttgtttgtttaatgaaattgctgtgtcgttagtttatgctttgatctcttgatcagctgatatttgtttatgttgtggaGCAACGAcatttcgagaatcatatctcgtACACATTAGCTAagtacgatgacacgaactttcaaggaactacgtatactgtacatgtacttcagtacacactagcagtatattaaataattctttttcagtaatagaagttttttttctcaaattcttaatgaaatatagatatgttctaattaatgctttaaattttgacagtgtcaaattatatcatctgttgcattgattaataaatgaaataagttttcaaatatatttaaacccttcacttttatgcaccaaagaaagcaatatgcaagaaagctgttctgacaaattttaagctaaaatattgtcaattattatgttgcattaggAAAAATTCTGTTGCTTTGGgtgtatagaaagatgtcatgcattttttttttatcttttaaaataaaatcaatttcaatttattacaaaaaattatcagatagaaaattatttgacaaaatcagagttaccaggttttagctatcacaattttacaaaatagtttactttgaaatttcatgaattagtaaattttcaaatatctataagttgctttattatcaattccatatcaacatatttcaaccctttgcttacatgtgccaaagaaaaccatgtgcgagaaacctgttctgagaaaattttactaacattatgttgattgttatatcacataagttaattaactaatttagggtgtggaaccatgttgtagttttgtcttttgaatttgtaatcagtttcaacttatcacaaaaggtataatagaaaactacttgtcaaaattaaagaattgctaatattttgttatcactattttacaaaatagtttttctccaaaatttcatctgcacataGGTAGCAagtggtaaattttgaaatatctttgctttaaatatcattctgacatatttcaacctttcgcttacatataccaaagaaaacaatgtgcaagacatacttaagtttttggaactattatgtatttactgtgttgcactatgttaaattcaatgttggggaacAAAGTAGTTTtctttatcttttgaatttaaactttacttatataaaggtattatagaaaattatttgacaaattcaaacaatgaccaggatttaatgataaccattctacaagatagtcttcttcataatgtcatctccacacaggtgaaatacagtaacactacagtaggactagtgtacatgtaaatggtttatatgtttcttttttttaggccaacaccaccatatgcaaacatttacattaggaaggatgttacaaattgttggccaaagactgcagttaatttccctctatattctactgaagaaacaaattcaggattttgaaactttacataaaatctggttttaatttcatattgtagaactattttctcaatatcaaactattttgatattgggataacaccattttcttttattttcacatcttttacaattgcaactgtaacaaataaaaattaaaaagttttaaacaggtactgaaattgcaggccttagaccgcaagtaattatcctctatgttctacttaaaaaaaaatttcattaaaatgtttttgagactgcataaaatatggttttcatttcattttgtaggattactctctcaatttcaagccatttagatattaagaaacaaattttccacaattttcacttctttggtactATTATAatagttaattatttattattgaggggccgcggtggccgagtggttaaggtgtcatgacacttaatatcactagctatccacctctgggttgctagttcgaaacctacgttggaaGTTAACTGGccatggtactgaccgtaggctggtagtgtttctcctggtactccggctttcctccacctctaaacctgaacttagcagttaataggacgttaaaccaaatacaccaagtatattagtattatatatatagaagaaatatagtttgaacagttatcctgcagaagaaaatggaagctgacaatcagtccggtatgtgctgtcatggttatgtctttggacaagaccactttaccctttttgttctggatggcatgcaatgggcctcttgtatgttgttcagtcaggtagtcaccaactactacaaggagacccagcctcagacttaaagatgctacttattttttaGAATCTTGGCACactggtctacactgctaccttacaagaagtttaaatcatttatttgaaaagaaaatattatttattttgcttggtaagctccatttcctggatggcttgtggacagacaggtctcctgcatgttgttcagaggtagtcactaactacaaCAAGGAGAtcctgcctcaaactgactcagctggctattgaaagggtgataaacaaagctaacaaataacaaagcaaatatatatataagagtaagagataatttgccacttaattttcagaaactccagggcaaactggtgtacactgctacctgataaaaggttgaaaaagttatttaaaaataaaaatatgatttattatgcattattaagcttcctttacatgaattattggtcaaattcacataaataatttaaaacttgctaattacttaattttcatctgtgatagaaaaagggagataactcgctcacctgttcttgatattaaattacatgggtaataagatatttccctaaagttatattcatgatcgatcaattatcgatatgatgatgattgataatgaacttattagtgattcccaacactactgaagaagttttcgaataaaaaaaattagacaatCTCCAAATTTGCTTGACACAgaccactgacaaagacgcTTGATGCTGACTTTGAACTATGGGGAAAGTCccgaaatgaaatttacaatttaatatattgcAAATTGCCAATATTCGGCAAAATCATCGGTTGATGGAAGTCTAACCGTTATATCGAAGTCTTGGAACTGGCAGTACGGGCGCTGTatgatcaatctaattaaaatctagatggtcattatcactacacgtttctcatgtaacgtagtgagaatgaccatctagattttaattagattgctgtaTGATATGCGGAACTACGAAAACCAGTCTAGTAGGCTACTTCGAGCTCTTGGCCTACTGCCTGTGCCATTCAACCGGAGCAGACACGAAAAAACGGGCTCGGTGtcgtaaacactttttttaaactaggattttatcatctgaggatataatattgatattatttcgaATATTAAGGATAAAAAGCAGTGAGTGTATAATTTAGGGCCAAAGCTTAATCcaaacaatgatgaagtgtttCAGTCGGACATTGGTAGGAATTTGAGAGTCACTGTTGCCATGGCTGCTGTAGGGAGTAATCCTTACATCCGAAGCGATTGATTTGAGCACCCTCTGGCGATagaatgaagatgaaaaattgcataagggttttttgggacataattctaactttctatttcttactttttcccctttctttctctcttcatttctagttttcatctttcatgtagcatgttttagcaaaaatagttattttacaagttgtaaaattggagaactttaaagtttaaatataaaatcttaacaacagtaaaaaaacaaaaacaaaaaaccaaaatgcacaattgaagataaaatgttaaaataaagagttttgaattcaaaaaagtaataacgtaaaatgaagcattaaaattgtgagaaataaagcagtaatgacaaataatgagaagttgcaattagaaaagtaaaaaaaagtaagaaaaaagattgaaaatagtatgtttgacttatgtcccttttaaccctccatacACACAAGCCTATATGGATTTTTGCAAAACGGTACGGCCCTGTCAAGTGAAATTTATGGACGAGAGTGGGTTCAAAATAACCACCACTAACTCTAATTATGGTCATTCTAAAAAGGGTGTTGCATGTGTTGAAATAGGCAAATTTCACCCAGGTCGTAATTTAACTTTAAACCTAGTTGTAGGTTTGaatggtgttatatattacaatttcgTGGATGGACCTTCTAACATGAACACGTACTTGAACTTCTGGAATGAAGCAAGTTTATCTCAGGACCGACTTGGTCGATCGGCTTTTTTACCGAGCGATGTAGTAGTTGTGGATAATTGTGCAATACACCATAACAACGCAGAGATAGCCCTTTCACAGTTTTTCCAAATGCAGGGTGTCGGCTATACATTCTTGCCTGTATATTCACCGGATCTAAATCCAGTTGAAAATTGTTTTGCGAAAATTAAATCTTTAACGACCCAAGAACGATTCCGGGAACTTGCGAGTGTGAACTTAAAACTCTCTATCATACGTGCCATAGAGGAAATCACTCCCACCGACATGAAAGGCTTTTACCGACACACCGGCTGTTTCAACGTTTGAACACTGAACAGGCTCCGCCCACATACTTCGCAGTATAGATTGACAGGTAAACGAGTTACAAATTGAACCAATCAGCATCGTTGAACGTTAGTTCCGTAGGTCCTTTCGCTAAACTTCAATGCAGTTCCCTGTACAAGTCGTCACATGTAAGGGTGTTTACTTCCATATATGCACTATGCTTCTTCGACCACAGGTGCCCTGCTTTGACAATGTTCTGACGTGCTCCCACAAGTTTGTGATGGTGTTTAAAAAAACTTAGGAATACTACTATAAAGATATTTAAGAACGATTTTTGTTTCCGGAAAATCCTTCATTTCAGAGAATGTATTGTGGGACATTAAGAATGAATGAAATGGCAGGGGTCTGGGTAGCCTATTGTGCAAAGGACGGAGACAACTCCGCCACGTACGAGTCAACACTTCACCTAAAAACGCAGTTTTCCAAACTGACACTGTCAATAATATCAAcgaaacattcatctttaacctaccgtatCACTCACTACGAATGTTTTCATCCAAATACGAATTAATCCATGAAAATATCACCGAATTCTTCCACCAAAACGGTCCAAAACGCCATTTTGCAAGCTAGCTGCGTCCTCAACCTTTCCAGATTCATCGAGCACGCGCTCATTTACATATGCATGAGGTTAAAAGGTCGCCTGATTCTTTTCGGGATGCATTTTTCGCGTGCATGTTTTGCCCGAAGATTATTGAAGAGTTTCTTCTTACTTATAACAATATCTAATTTACATTTAGTTTAAAAGTAAAGTTCTCGTGTACCGAATTTGACAGTATACAGGCGCGGATCCAGAAATTTGAAAAAGGGGTGGGGTGGCATAggcgtttttgtttttgtggctttattttttttcctcatccgaaaaagggggggggggggggggggggggctcccCTTGGATCCCCTTGGATCCGCTAGTGGTATACATAGGAAGatcttcttatatatataaaactatgcAGTAGAGTGCTGTAGCGTataggaagtcgtcaaaaagtgggggtgtgcaattttttgttatatatatgtaaaatatatattttaggtGACCATGAAATGTCTTAGTTCCGGATAATGTCAGCCGGTTGTTTATATGTTGGTTCGAATATTAGTTTGCTTTTTTGTTTCCCGAAATATAAAGAGTTGCCGCCACGAGGCGAGAATGATGGTGTTGTGTTGTCATTTCTCTGGGTAATTCCCCCAACGTATCCCTCGATTGTAACATGGTGGGGAATCCAAACTCAAGGAAACCTCAACTGCCAAGCAAGTGCCTCATCgtcttattttgattttatcgTCGAATTGTAATgtcagggacgtataataagatatataaatatgtccCTGGTAATGTGAACTTATTATTTGCGTAAGCACGTGTGTGGCAGGCAGCCGCTGTGACCGTTTGATGCGTGTTATGCCTATGATGTGACTGTATTATCCAAACACTTTGCCGTTTCATCTGTCTTTGTGATTGACACGATTTATACCATTGAGATGCTACCAAATCAGATAAAACGAATATTACAAACCTATGACTTGAGGTTCGATTCCTTACCGTTTAAATACGAGCTCAAGGACGACCAGCATCATTTATCGCTTAGTATTGAGTGGGATTTGTACGATGGCCGACAAGAGcctggcaaaatgaaatgaaaaaactgtaacacttttttcaatggtacagttttttcatatctttttgtaccatagAAAAGTGTAccatggtacaaaaagatgtgaaaattcaaatcattttgtACTATATGTGTTACAGAAAGATTATAAACTACTTTGGAAAAATCACAGCTTACATTCACATGTTTATGTACCAAAAGCCGGTATCAGCCGGCAAAATGATGTGAAAGGTTTTGTACCGCGTTAcacttttttcatttctttttgtaccatttttggttcaaaaagatatgaaaaaagtgtaccaagaaaaaaacgttacagttttttcatatctttttgtaccatccgtggtacaaaaagatgtgaaaaaactGTACCATCAGAACATCGGAATGTCGTTATCCAACACCATGACCAGGGCTGACCCCGTATAGCAGAAGGTTTGATAACACCGTCACAACAAGCCGCAAAATTTATTAATCACTTCTGAGGACACAAATCGAGTCGAATCTTTAGTGTAAGTATTGGGGTGTACCTTAGGGGctaaaaattattaaattaaacCTGTATAATGTCGTCATTTCTATTTTAGAGATAAACAATTTAACGATTGAAAATACATTACAGCATTTCTCTAATAgtcttacaaaatatatatattcttcgATGTCTTCTGTAAAACCAACTTTATTttacgagtggggctaatatttcgatatttgcgcattcatgaaaaatatcaaaatattagtcacatgagtgaaatacatttggtattattgaaGATGCTGTTAGATatgctgtttattacattttcatagcaaaatatatCGGATCATCTTTTAACTTTTTCCATTttccacttttatagaatgattaattttcgatatttcactgctAAAAGCGTAATAACGAAACCCATCGGTGTCTATAGTTTCTTTTACTCGAGAAGTTTTTATTACGTAATATAATTGATGGTCCCATTTCCCCAAAACGGGCCCCATCGGTGTCTTTAGTTTCTTTTACTCGAGCAGTTGAGGCAGATTGGATACATtgacaatgtatgtacaactaAATCGTCACTGGAAAAATTATTAAAGacgttatttttaaaatgaaaagtaatttaaaagttaaaatagaCAACTGACCATTTTGCAGGCccaacatcaatatacatgacGATTGGATCATCCAGTAGCCAGACATTCTGGATACTAATTGGCAGGCTATGTGATGACAGCTTTATCTGGGAGTCATTTGTCAAACTCAGTAACCCTTATGACTGGCCGTTTCATATGTTTCTGTACCATGGCTGTTTTCGGCCGCtttttggtacaaaaagatacaaaagcGACTGACTCATTTCAACTCCGCTTTCACATCTTTCTGTACCATacaatggtacaaaaagatgtgaaaaaaatgtaccatgaaaaaaattgttacagttttttcatttcattttgccaggCTCTTGTCGGCCATCGTAGATTTGACAGGTCATGGTGATTCCTGTGATATTACCAAGGTTAAACCGAAATCAAAGTCGCCGTCACAGATCAGTCACGGTAAGCGACGAACCATGGCATGGAAAAGGCGAAAAGGGATTAAGAGTCATGATCGGGTGGTTATTCCAAAGAGTACAGACGACTCTGGTGTTTCTGTTGAACCTGCCTGTGTGGAGGAATTTCAGAAGCAGAAGCCAGTTTTACGTAGTGTAAGTGTGATGACACAGTGTGACCCTAACCCTGTTAAGCCTATCAGCATTGAGCCTAAGCCTGAGGTTATTGCTACATCATGTGTAAAGTCGCCTTCGAGTCATCCAAAGACAGCGCTATTGAATATTGGTAAACCCGTTTGTGAAGGAAAGTTAATTTCTCAACCAACAGGTCAACCTTTCAATAATGTACACCAGATCAACCCTCCAAAAACTATCACAGCTGGATTCGTTCGTGAGGAGAAAGCCCATTCTCTACCGACAAGTCTGTGTGATGATGACTTTGGGTGGGACACAAACCCATTTGCTCAACAAATGTCGAGAAAGAGGAACTTGACATCTTCACAAGTCAATCATGTGACCACTGTTGCGAAACCGTCCAATTTTGACAGTATTGTGAAAAAGTCTGATGATGGGACATGCTCGATCAACTCCAAAGACCTACTAGTATTTCTGATAAATAAGTGATTATATAATTTGACAATATCTCATTACTGAAGTGATTTAAGCCGGTGTTGTAGACTGTTTTATAGATGATATGTTTTACATTGTCGAgtaatattgacaatattatcCAATGGGAACCCTATAAACAgtgtataatactgtatatatacatactatacaGTTTAGTTtcagcatacatgtatatattacagtttaTTGTGTTATGTGGTGCTGCAATTGTGTCTTAATTAATCAAGTGAGATTATGATGtttcagttttatatattatgttatgatGAGTAACATTTCTATTTGGCATATGGACTTTGTGgaatgactgaaattttaaatgttgatctaTCATAATCAGAtcattgatttataaataataactacatgtatgtactttggttttttttttttgtgggggcatgttatatatatatgtaaaatatatattttaggtGACCATGAAATTTCTTAGTTCCGGATAATGTCAGCCGGTTGTTTATATGTTGGTTCGAATATTAGTTTGCTTTGTTGTTTCCCGAAATATAAAGAGTTGCCGCCACGAGGCGAGAATGATGGTGTTGTGTTGTCATTTCTCTGGGTAATTCCCCCAACGTATCActtgattttaacatatttttcatttttcaaatcgtatgccatctccgcaaagatagccaataattatcatttcaacatcccaatgataatttatgtagtacaaaataagttatttacgcaaatcagaatACATAATTTATCTTAAAACATGCATGAATCACCAGGCGCGGATCCAAAATTTTCGAAAGGGGGGAGGGGTCTTTTAGGCTATAAAAAAATCCTCCtccaaaaaagggaaaatttaccTAGAAAAGTTATTCACTTTAAAAACTTATCATTTTTCCTTAAtaattgacaggtttttaacttttttcaaATCTGATAGAATGTGTATCTAAAGCGAACCCTACATGCTGCTAATTTGCCGACAATAGATGCCAGTGCCGTTTAATGTTATACGATGGTTCCATCATTCGTACCTGTTGGTAATTAATAttactctattcacgttaaaaccaCGCATTCTCATCcgtgttgtgtttctgtcttgttctcattacgaaatcaatcaacttcacaagttatcatcaacttatcgaatcaatgtgatgaagttaagtaAAATtacgtattaagatataaacaTTGACTTGCCAGACTAGTGCAGACGAtcgacacacaggtctgaggattgatatactagtataaaagtctgAAGAAAAGATATCTTCCCCCCAGTAGATTTTTAAATTAGTTTTAAGTGTCACTATTTATCACCGTTTGTTGCACGTTGCAGCCATGTTAATCTGTTTATTATTGTGTCTGCGATTAAGATTTTTGGCTGTTAATCAGAGAATGTAGACGAATTGTATTATGAACACGTATGATAACACAAAGTTTGAACATATCTTGTTGAACCTATTCGAGTtctatgatttaaaaaaatcaaatgaatttGAACACAAGTCCTTCACAAAGATCGGaagtattactatatatatgtagtccGTGGTAAAAGGCTGATGTTTTTCTGCCTGGCTGCAAGGGAAACTTTACACACTTGATAAAGTTATTAAACATCCACgtttattgattataaaacatacttCATTTTGTTTCGTATGATCGACATCGCagctatgtatatgtacatgtacgtggctctggacgacggacggatgCTTATGATAAATCATAGagttgttttcagtttttttgtGGATTGCAGTGAGTTGTAAAAAATGTGAACTGCAAAGCTCATATCATTTGTCtattgaacaaaaacaatatgatttttatttcagaagACATAACCTTTACTCGCAAGTAGATTGTCATATGTTTAGGTAATGCTGTttgatattgtgatatatttaagcTTTGGActgctagcgcttcatgttgaatttgcctttgtcaagttggcattcatcagcccatagcCTCCAACTGAAAGCATTTCAATgcttatatatttacatttgacaacgatttttaaaggcTTTATCCAGGAATTTGGCttctacgatgaatgaacaaattatcaTCGTCAAcgacggaacagcctttttaACAGCCATCTatcgttatcgccgacgttacaattatgacttcactataataatgacgtcatgataaagatttggaagttatggactcgtaactTTCAAGTGAgtttggtaaagttatatactggggctgcagtgtaaatgtaaatatttaagcattgaacggctttcagttggcattcatagtcaatatgaatgccaactggaaagaggcaaattccatgaagcgcactagcgcttcatgttgaatttgcctctgtccagttggaattcatattgactatgaatgccaactgaaagccgttcaattcttatatttaccatctgcgattttttatttgtcatgcgatttttgttttgaaattttcaaattcaaatttcccgcgcttaccagtagcagagatcacttcctgttggcagttcataggctggtgaacacgcaactgaattggtagggttatatagtggcagtgccattCAATGGTAAATATTACGTATTGTATTATCTGTTTGAAGTTATGTATGGTAGTGGCGATATCTGTACGATATTAGTGATACATGTAAGATGTTTGTGATAACTGTGTGGTATTGGtaatatctgtatggtattggtaatatcgtatggtattggtgatatctgtataatattaGTGATCTCTGTATGGTTTTAGCGATCTTTATTTGATATTGGTGTTACATATGTGGTATTGGTGATGTCTGTATGAAATTTGTGATCTCTGTaatgtattggtgatatctgtatggtattggtgatatctgtatgatactggtgatatctgtatagtattggtgatatctgtatggtattcgcgatctctgtatggtattggtaataTCTGTGGTATTTGTGATAGCTATTTGATATTGGTGATCTCCGTTAGTATTGGTAAAATCTGTATGATactggtgatatctgtatgatactGGTGATATCtttatgatattggtgatatatCTATGGTATTGGTaacatctgtatggtattggtgatatatgcatgttattggtgatatctgtatgatatttgtgaaatctgtatggtattggtgatatctgtatggtattggtaatatctgtatggtattgctAATATATGTAAGGttttggtgatatctgtatgatattggtgatttCTATTAGTATTGGTAAtttctgtatggtattggtgatatctgtatggtattggtgatacatgtatggcatttgtgatatatatgtatggtattggtgatacatatatgatattgataatcTCTATGATATTGGAGATCTATGTATGTTATTTGAGATCTCTGTATGGTACTGGTGACTGCAGTATGGTattggtaatacatgtatggtattggtaatacatgtatgatattggtaatacatgtatggtattggtgatatctgtatgatatttgtGATATCTGTTATGGTTTTGGtaatatctgtatggtattggttatagctgtatgatattggtgatctGTGTTAGTATTGGtaatatctgtatggtattggcgATCTTTGTAAGATATTTGTGATATCTGTATCATATTAGCTATATCTTTATGGTGTTGGCGATATCTGTATGGTGTTGGCGATCTCTGTATGGTGTTGGTAATAtttgtatggtattggtgatatatgtatgatattggtgatatctgatTGGTATTagctatatttgtatgatattgatgatcactgtatgatattggtgatatctgtatggtttTGGTAATACATGAATGGTtttggtgatacatgtatggttttggtgatatctgtatggaaTTGGTGATATCggtatgatattggtggtatctgta
Proteins encoded:
- the LOC117320744 gene encoding uncharacterized protein LOC117320744 translates to MLPNQIKRILQTYDLRFDSLPFKYELKDDQHHLSLSIEWDLTGHGDSCDITKVKPKSKSPSQISHGKRRTMAWKRRKGIKSHDRVVIPKSTDDSGVSVEPACVEEFQKQKPVLRSVSVMTQCDPNPVKPISIEPKPEVIATSCVKSPSSHPKTALLNIGKPVCEGKLISQPTGQPFNNVHQINPPKTITAGFVREEKAHSLPTSLCDDDFGWDTNPFAQQMSRKRNLTSSQVNHVTTVAKPSNFDSIVKKSDDGTCSINSKDLLVFLINK